A stretch of Bradyrhizobium sp. AZCC 2262 DNA encodes these proteins:
- a CDS encoding helix-turn-helix domain-containing protein codes for MDDDKSTGVDPIDPSALGFTKVAYAVGETLELLSIGRTALYAAVKRGDLKRVKFGKKTLFYAADLAAFMARLRHLSESDESQVDHGHR; via the coding sequence GTGGACGACGATAAGAGCACCGGAGTTGATCCGATCGACCCTTCGGCCCTCGGCTTCACGAAAGTAGCGTACGCGGTCGGCGAGACACTTGAGTTGCTCAGTATCGGCCGCACTGCGCTGTACGCAGCGGTCAAACGAGGTGACCTCAAACGCGTCAAGTTCGGCAAGAAGACGTTGTTTTACGCTGCCGACCTTGCCGCGTTTATGGCACGGCTTCGGCACCTGAGCGAATCGGATGAGAGCCAGGTCGATCACGGGCATCGCTAG
- a CDS encoding sulfite exporter TauE/SafE family protein, whose amino-acid sequence MGDMASFCLLSIAVFCGAFVSGLAGFAFSAVAGAILLHVLPPLEAVPLMMACSITVQATNLWALRKSIRWKQSSVLIVGGLLGVPIAVWLLQAADARIFRESFGLAIACYAVYTLFRPVLSHRLQMNVGRNALIGFGGGFVGGLTAMPGAIPTIWCDIHGVPKTEQRGLVQPFIAAMQIFALVLMLLQNDLSSKVLVKFVASIPALLAGAALGIFAFRRVNEASFRRIILTMLLFSGLLLVL is encoded by the coding sequence ATGGGCGACATGGCGTCGTTTTGCCTGCTCAGTATCGCCGTGTTTTGCGGCGCCTTCGTCTCGGGCCTCGCGGGCTTTGCCTTTTCGGCGGTGGCCGGCGCGATTCTCCTTCACGTTCTCCCACCACTGGAGGCGGTCCCGCTGATGATGGCCTGCAGCATCACCGTGCAGGCCACGAATCTTTGGGCGTTGAGAAAAAGTATCCGCTGGAAGCAGAGCTCGGTATTGATCGTCGGCGGATTGCTTGGCGTCCCGATCGCCGTCTGGTTGCTGCAAGCTGCAGACGCGCGGATCTTCAGGGAGAGCTTTGGTCTCGCCATCGCCTGTTATGCAGTCTACACGTTATTCCGGCCGGTGCTTTCTCACCGCCTGCAGATGAATGTGGGACGCAATGCACTAATCGGCTTCGGCGGCGGCTTTGTCGGCGGGTTGACGGCAATGCCGGGTGCAATACCGACCATATGGTGTGACATCCACGGCGTGCCAAAAACTGAGCAGCGCGGGCTGGTTCAGCCTTTCATTGCTGCCATGCAGATTTTCGCGCTCGTGCTGATGTTGTTACAAAATGATTTGTCTTCGAAGGTCTTGGTAAAGTTCGTCGCCAGTATTCCGGCACTGCTTGCCGGCGCGGCGCTGGGGATTTTCGCTTTCCGCCGTGTCAATGAAGCGTCGTTCCGGCGGATCATCCTCACCATGTTGCTATTTTCTGGATTGCTGCTGGTCTTGTAG